Proteins co-encoded in one Sphingopyxis sp. BE259 genomic window:
- a CDS encoding TonB-dependent receptor → MTKSTSLRRGASAIALGVALTALLPGAALAQDADTAPTAEEGGAEGGEDEIVVSGFRASLQSAVNAKKTRDQVVESISAEDIGKLPDASIAESIARLPGLTSQRVSGRSNSISIRGFAPDFSTTLLNGREQTSTGDNRAVEYDQYPSEVVNQVLVYKSPMASIVGQGLSGTVDLKTIRPLEYGKRVFSIGGRGTWAEIGKLNVGSKKYGYRVNGTYVDQFADDTIGIALSASYLDEPYQIQEFNAWGYAGNGTLASPVVLGGSKSYATSTQLKRLGLQGTLEWQPTPNFTSTFDAFYSDFSDDQIKRGIELPLAFGGAGVNITDVDDSGEFVFARAGTFTNVEGVVRNDVFERNAKLYSFGWNNRWEGDDGWNAYADISMSKTDRNELILESNSGTGRGGGVGATDTIGFTSDIDGTFFRPTLNYGDYNLIQLTSPLGWGGDQTGVNGGRIRGGQDGYYNNRIIEDELWQYRVEIERELEGFLKSVQFGVNYTTRTKQLTPDEAFVGLTANTDGLTSLPVPTQFRRGTTDLAYLGLGPVISYDPRDLLAAGIYTLVPNPYGDVVVKAYNVAEKQMTTYLQANIDQEMGSSVLTGNFGVQAIFTDQNSTGASATFAGTNPNGSPNIQGIPRRESTDYIDVLPSVNLSLRTASDFVIRASVAREIVRPRLDDLRATLSYGTVIGDPGGMVCPTGRSCAVVRGGSGNPDLRPWRANAADVTLEKYFGSSGYVAVQFFYKDLKSYIYNQDIPFDFTGYPIQAPGNDTNGLPIIVNYMGTVNAPVNGEGGKLYGAELAGSLPFSTFTTALDGFGVTGGVSYTKTKISPNPGAPAEDIPGYSKWVANGTAYFEKWGVNARVSARYRSSFIGELSGFGGQRVRRRARAETIIDAQLGYDFQPGSALEGLSVFVQGQNLTNEPFVTDDPRDARAVIDYQTYGRRYLAGASFKF, encoded by the coding sequence ATGACCAAATCGACCAGTCTTCGCCGCGGGGCCAGCGCCATCGCGCTCGGCGTCGCCTTGACCGCCTTGTTGCCGGGCGCCGCGCTGGCGCAGGACGCCGACACCGCGCCGACCGCCGAAGAAGGTGGCGCCGAAGGTGGCGAGGACGAGATCGTCGTCTCGGGCTTTCGCGCCAGCTTGCAGAGCGCCGTAAACGCCAAGAAAACGCGCGACCAGGTCGTCGAATCGATTTCGGCCGAGGACATCGGCAAGCTGCCCGACGCGTCGATCGCCGAATCGATCGCCCGCCTGCCGGGCCTCACCTCGCAGCGCGTCTCTGGCCGCTCAAACTCGATCTCGATCCGCGGCTTTGCCCCCGATTTCTCGACGACGCTGCTCAACGGCCGCGAACAGACGTCGACCGGCGACAATCGCGCGGTCGAATATGATCAATATCCGTCCGAAGTCGTCAACCAGGTGCTCGTGTATAAGTCGCCGATGGCCTCGATCGTCGGTCAAGGTCTGTCGGGCACCGTCGATCTCAAGACGATCCGCCCGCTCGAATATGGCAAGCGCGTCTTTTCGATCGGCGGCCGCGGCACCTGGGCCGAAATCGGCAAGCTCAACGTCGGCTCGAAAAAATATGGCTACCGCGTCAACGGAACCTATGTTGACCAGTTCGCGGACGACACGATCGGCATCGCACTGTCGGCGAGCTACCTCGACGAACCCTATCAGATCCAGGAATTCAACGCCTGGGGCTATGCCGGCAATGGCACCCTTGCCAGCCCGGTCGTCCTCGGCGGCTCGAAATCCTATGCAACCTCGACGCAGCTGAAGCGGCTTGGTCTGCAGGGCACGCTCGAATGGCAGCCGACCCCCAATTTCACCTCGACCTTCGACGCTTTCTATTCGGATTTCAGCGACGATCAGATCAAGCGCGGCATCGAACTGCCGCTCGCCTTTGGCGGTGCGGGCGTCAACATCACCGATGTCGATGACAGCGGCGAATTCGTCTTTGCCCGCGCCGGCACCTTTACCAATGTCGAGGGCGTGGTGCGCAACGACGTGTTCGAACGCAATGCCAAGCTCTACAGCTTTGGGTGGAACAACCGCTGGGAAGGCGACGACGGCTGGAACGCCTATGCCGACATCAGCATGTCGAAAACCGACCGCAACGAACTGATCCTCGAAAGCAATTCCGGAACCGGCCGCGGCGGCGGGGTCGGCGCGACCGATACCATCGGTTTCACCAGTGACATCGACGGCACCTTCTTTCGCCCGACGCTCAATTACGGCGATTATAACCTGATCCAGCTGACTAGCCCACTGGGCTGGGGCGGCGATCAGACCGGGGTCAATGGCGGGCGCATCCGCGGCGGCCAGGACGGCTATTACAACAACCGCATCATCGAAGACGAGCTGTGGCAGTATCGCGTCGAGATCGAACGCGAGCTCGAAGGCTTTCTGAAATCGGTGCAGTTCGGGGTCAATTACACCACCCGCACCAAGCAGCTGACCCCCGACGAAGCCTTTGTCGGGCTGACCGCCAATACCGACGGCCTGACCAGCCTGCCGGTGCCGACGCAGTTCCGCCGCGGCACGACCGATCTGGCCTATCTGGGGCTGGGCCCGGTGATCAGCTACGATCCGCGCGACTTGCTTGCCGCAGGCATCTACACGCTGGTGCCCAACCCTTATGGCGATGTGGTGGTCAAGGCATATAACGTCGCCGAAAAGCAGATGACGACCTATCTTCAGGCGAATATCGACCAGGAAATGGGATCGTCGGTGCTGACCGGCAATTTCGGGGTGCAGGCGATCTTCACCGACCAGAATTCGACCGGCGCCAGCGCGACCTTCGCCGGCACCAACCCCAATGGGTCACCGAATATCCAGGGCATCCCGCGCCGCGAAAGCACCGATTACATCGATGTGCTGCCCAGCGTGAACCTGTCGCTGCGCACCGCCAGCGATTTCGTGATCCGCGCCAGCGTGGCGCGCGAGATCGTCCGGCCGCGGCTCGACGATCTGCGCGCGACGTTGAGCTATGGCACCGTGATCGGCGATCCGGGCGGCATGGTGTGCCCGACGGGGCGGTCCTGTGCGGTGGTGCGCGGCGGATCGGGCAATCCCGACCTGCGCCCCTGGCGCGCCAACGCCGCGGACGTGACGCTGGAGAAATATTTCGGCTCGTCGGGTTATGTTGCGGTGCAGTTCTTCTACAAGGATCTGAAGAGCTATATCTACAATCAGGACATTCCGTTCGACTTCACCGGCTATCCGATTCAGGCACCGGGCAACGATACAAACGGCCTGCCGATCATCGTCAATTATATGGGTACGGTGAATGCGCCGGTGAATGGCGAGGGCGGCAAGCTCTATGGCGCCGAACTGGCCGGGTCGCTGCCGTTCAGCACCTTCACCACGGCGCTCGACGGCTTTGGCGTCACCGGCGGCGTGTCCTATACCAAGACCAAGATCAGCCCGAACCCGGGCGCCCCGGCGGAAGACATCCCCGGCTATTCGAAGTGGGTCGCCAACGGCACCGCCTACTTCGAAAAATGGGGCGTCAACGCCCGCGTCAGTGCCCGCTACCGGTCGAGCTTCATCGGCGAACTGTCGGGCTTTGGCGGTCAGCGGGTGCGCCGCCGGGCGCGCGCCGAAACGATCATCGATGCCCAGCTTGGCTATGATTTCCAGCCGGGCAGCGCGCTCGAAGGCCTGTCGGTGTTTGTCCAGGGCCAGAACCTGACCAACGAACCGTTCGTGACCGACGATCCGCGCGATGCGCGCGCGGTGATCGATTATCAGACCTATGGCCGTCGCTATCTGGCGGGTGCCTCGTTCAAATTCTGA
- a CDS encoding AMP nucleosidase codes for MTSSSSHETTDPTALVDGIIAELQDKFRTSVTNLKTAIAAYVRDRTLPPADAAATGLFDYPAIRLVTTGEQREGQKGHNLAFGRFERAGEFVTTVTRPDLFADYLREQLMLLARHYDITLEVTRTGQQIPFPYVLDASDGSDMGGVTPLELARHFPTTELADIGDELADGLFGADPTASQPLALFDALRTDFSLARLRHYTGTAPEHFQRYILFTNYHRYVDEFVAWAGAQVGQGRYTALAGAAGLYVDQPGVNASALVADSAWRRHQMPAYHLIAPDGGGITLVNIGVGPSNAKTICDHLAVLRPEAWLMIGHCGGLRPSQRIGDYVLAHAYLRDDHILDAVLPVEIPIPPIAEVQVALASAAEAVSGATGADLKKRMRTGTVVTTDDRNWELRYTDSALRFSQSRAIGIDMESATIAAQGYRFRVPYGTLLCVSDKPLHGELKLPGQANRFYEEAIAAHLQIGIRACETMRDEGAKLHSRKLRAFNEPPFR; via the coding sequence ATGACATCCAGCTCATCGCACGAAACCACCGATCCCACCGCTCTCGTCGACGGCATCATCGCCGAACTGCAAGACAAGTTCCGCACGTCGGTCACCAATCTCAAAACCGCTATCGCTGCCTATGTCCGCGATCGCACCCTGCCGCCCGCCGACGCTGCCGCCACGGGGCTGTTCGATTATCCGGCGATCCGCCTCGTCACCACCGGCGAGCAGCGTGAGGGGCAAAAGGGGCATAATCTTGCCTTCGGCCGTTTCGAGCGCGCTGGTGAATTTGTGACCACGGTGACGCGCCCCGACCTGTTCGCCGATTATCTGCGCGAACAGCTCATGCTGCTGGCGCGCCATTATGACATCACGCTCGAAGTCACGCGCACCGGCCAGCAGATCCCCTTCCCCTATGTGCTCGACGCCAGCGACGGGTCAGACATGGGCGGGGTCACCCCGCTCGAACTCGCGCGCCATTTCCCGACCACCGAGCTCGCCGACATCGGCGATGAACTGGCCGACGGGCTGTTCGGCGCCGATCCCACCGCGTCGCAGCCGCTCGCGCTGTTCGACGCGCTCCGTACCGACTTCTCACTCGCGCGTCTGCGCCACTATACCGGCACCGCGCCCGAGCATTTTCAACGCTATATCCTGTTCACCAACTACCACCGCTACGTCGACGAATTCGTTGCCTGGGCGGGGGCGCAAGTCGGCCAGGGCCGCTACACCGCGCTCGCCGGCGCCGCGGGGCTGTATGTCGACCAGCCCGGGGTCAACGCCAGCGCGCTGGTCGCCGACAGCGCCTGGCGGCGACACCAGATGCCGGCTTATCACCTGATCGCGCCTGACGGCGGCGGCATTACGCTCGTCAACATCGGCGTCGGCCCGTCGAACGCCAAGACGATCTGCGACCATCTCGCGGTTTTACGGCCCGAGGCCTGGCTGATGATCGGCCATTGCGGTGGGCTGCGTCCCAGCCAGCGCATCGGCGATTACGTCCTCGCCCACGCATATCTCCGCGACGACCATATCCTCGACGCGGTGCTGCCGGTCGAAATCCCGATCCCGCCGATCGCCGAGGTTCAGGTCGCGCTCGCCAGCGCCGCCGAAGCCGTGTCGGGCGCCACCGGCGCCGATCTTAAGAAACGGATGCGGACCGGCACCGTCGTCACCACCGACGACCGCAATTGGGAGCTGCGCTACACCGACAGCGCGCTGCGCTTTTCGCAATCGCGCGCGATTGGCATCGACATGGAATCGGCGACGATCGCCGCGCAGGGTTACCGCTTCCGGGTCCCCTACGGCACCTTGCTGTGCGTGTCGGACAAGCCGCTGCATGGCGAGCTCAAGCTGCCCGGCCAAGCAAACCGTTTCTACGAGGAAGCGATCGCCGCCCACCTCCAGATCGGCATTCGCGCCTGCGAGACGATGCGCGACGAAGGCGCCAAGCTCCACAGCCGCAAATTGCGCGCCTTTAACGAGCCGCCGTTCCGTTAG
- a CDS encoding tryptophan 7-halogenase, which translates to MRRLIIIGGGTAGWMAAACLRRFLPAGWSVQLVESDDIGTVGVGEATIPQIRLFNQALGIDEDEFLTATQGTIKLGIAFNGWTRPGHRYMHAFGAIGRGLGLLEFQHYWLRAHSLGAAQSLDHYSLNERAAYARRMQRGAPRTSPHLHDMPYAFHFDAGLYAAYLRRRAEASGVERIEGKVADVRLHGETGDVAGVTLADGRAIDGDFFIDCSGFRGLLIEGALATGYDDWSCWLANNRAVAVPCAHGDTPQLPWTGATAREAGWQWRIPLQHRIGNGYVYCSDHISDDDALATLLANLDGAPQAEPNRLRFTSGKRRRMWNRNVVALGLASGFMEPLESTSIHLVQAGISRLLKMLPAGASDPAVAAEFNRQSDFEWERIRDFIILHFKATERNDTPYWRDRAAMPIPDTLAAKIELFRAQGLIFREHEELFTESGWLQVLVGQGIEPRRWHPLADGIGDQELAQYMAGVSLMIDREVAEMESYDRFLAATRPTAGVAA; encoded by the coding sequence TTGAGGCGATTGATCATCATCGGTGGCGGAACAGCGGGCTGGATGGCCGCGGCCTGCCTGCGCCGGTTCTTGCCCGCTGGCTGGTCGGTTCAGCTCGTCGAATCGGACGACATCGGCACCGTCGGGGTGGGCGAGGCGACGATCCCGCAGATCCGGTTGTTCAACCAAGCGCTCGGCATCGACGAGGATGAATTCCTCACGGCGACGCAAGGCACGATCAAACTCGGCATCGCGTTCAACGGCTGGACGCGCCCCGGACATCGCTACATGCACGCCTTTGGCGCGATCGGGCGCGGGCTCGGGCTACTCGAATTCCAGCATTATTGGCTGCGCGCACATAGCTTGGGCGCGGCGCAAAGCCTCGACCATTATTCGCTCAACGAACGCGCCGCCTATGCGCGGCGGATGCAGCGCGGCGCGCCGCGCACCTCGCCGCACCTCCATGACATGCCCTATGCCTTTCATTTCGACGCCGGGCTCTACGCCGCCTATCTGCGTCGCCGCGCCGAGGCGAGCGGGGTGGAACGGATCGAGGGCAAAGTCGCCGATGTCCGCCTGCACGGTGAAACGGGCGATGTTGCGGGGGTGACGCTCGCCGATGGGCGCGCCATCGATGGCGATTTTTTCATCGACTGTTCGGGCTTTCGAGGCTTGCTGATCGAAGGCGCGCTCGCGACCGGTTATGACGACTGGTCGTGCTGGCTGGCGAACAATCGCGCCGTCGCGGTCCCCTGCGCGCATGGGGATACGCCGCAGCTGCCGTGGACCGGCGCCACCGCGCGCGAGGCGGGCTGGCAATGGCGCATTCCGCTGCAACACCGGATCGGCAACGGCTATGTCTATTGTTCGGACCATATTTCCGACGACGACGCGCTCGCGACCTTGCTCGCCAATCTTGATGGCGCGCCGCAGGCCGAACCGAACCGGCTGCGCTTCACCAGCGGCAAACGGCGCCGGATGTGGAACCGCAACGTCGTCGCACTCGGCCTTGCCAGCGGGTTCATGGAGCCGCTCGAATCGACGAGCATCCATCTGGTCCAGGCGGGCATCTCGCGGCTGCTCAAGATGTTGCCCGCGGGGGCGAGCGACCCGGCGGTCGCGGCCGAGTTCAACCGGCAGAGCGATTTCGAATGGGAACGCATCCGCGATTTCATCATCCTCCATTTCAAGGCGACCGAGCGGAACGACACCCCCTATTGGCGCGACCGCGCAGCAATGCCGATCCCCGATACACTGGCGGCAAAGATCGAACTGTTCCGCGCGCAGGGACTGATTTTCCGCGAGCATGAGGAATTATTCACCGAATCGGGCTGGCTACAGGTGCTGGTCGGGCAGGGCATCGAACCGCGGCGCTGGCACCCGCTCGCCGATGGCATCGGCGATCAGGAACTGGCGCAATATATGGCGGGTGTATCGCTGATGATCGACCGCGAAGTCGCCGAAATGGAAAGCTATGACCGCTTCCTCGCCGCCACTCGCCCAACCGCTGGTGTCGCCGCATGA
- a CDS encoding alpha-amylase family glycosyl hydrolase has protein sequence MIRYLMPLALLLAPLPAIADEAAVRARPASDEVIYFVLPDRFENGDAANDKGGLKGDRLATGYDPTTKGFYHGGDLAGLTRRLDYIQGLGATAIWFAPVFRNKPVQGPKGDESAGYHGYWVTDFTQVDPHFGSNAEFKAFVDAAHARGMKVYMDIITNHTADVIRYQEGEAEGFRYRSLADYPFSRRGGLTGRAINPGFAGDHVADADNWTKLTDPAFAYTPVVPQGEAQVKVPAWLNDPIYYHNRGNSDWAGESALYGDFSGLDDLATENPRVVAGFIDIYARWIDEFGIDGFRIDTAKHVNPEFWRAFVPAMQARAKARGIPNFHIFGEVYIDGVDPGSLAAYTHTADLPAVLDFSFARAAIDTVSGTKGTDQFGRLFDGDVLYKGGADAALQLPTFLGNHDMGRFAMFVKAANPGASDAELLQRVMLGHSLMLTLRGVPTIYYGDEQGFVSDGNDQLARENMFASKVAVYNDNDLIGTDATTATASFDTAHPLYRHIAALAGIRRKTPALMRGGTKVRAFSDKPGLLAVSRFDPATGREVVLAFNTSATQLSATIAIDMKSTVFTALKGDCPAAAAAPGSLPLTLPPFGTIICQASE, from the coding sequence ATGATCCGATATCTGATGCCGTTGGCGCTGCTGCTCGCGCCGCTCCCCGCGATTGCCGACGAAGCAGCGGTGCGCGCCCGGCCCGCGAGTGACGAGGTCATCTATTTTGTCCTCCCCGACCGGTTCGAGAACGGTGACGCCGCGAACGACAAAGGCGGGCTGAAGGGCGACCGGCTGGCAACGGGCTATGATCCGACCACCAAAGGCTTCTATCACGGCGGCGACCTCGCGGGGCTGACCAGGCGGCTCGACTATATCCAGGGGCTGGGCGCGACCGCGATCTGGTTCGCCCCGGTGTTCAGGAACAAGCCGGTGCAGGGGCCAAAGGGCGACGAGAGCGCGGGCTATCACGGCTATTGGGTGACCGATTTTACCCAGGTCGATCCGCATTTCGGCAGCAACGCCGAATTCAAGGCCTTCGTCGATGCCGCGCACGCGCGCGGGATGAAGGTCTATATGGACATCATCACCAACCACACCGCCGACGTGATCCGCTATCAGGAAGGCGAGGCCGAGGGTTTCCGTTACCGCAGCCTGGCCGACTACCCCTTTTCGCGGCGCGGCGGGCTGACCGGCCGGGCAATCAATCCGGGCTTTGCGGGCGACCATGTCGCCGATGCGGACAATTGGACAAAGCTGACCGATCCGGCGTTCGCCTACACCCCCGTCGTGCCGCAGGGCGAGGCGCAGGTGAAGGTTCCGGCGTGGCTCAACGACCCGATCTATTACCACAACCGCGGCAACAGCGACTGGGCTGGCGAATCGGCGCTTTATGGCGATTTTTCGGGGCTCGACGACCTTGCGACCGAAAACCCGCGCGTCGTCGCAGGGTTCATCGACATCTATGCCCGCTGGATCGACGAATTCGGCATCGACGGCTTTCGCATCGACACCGCCAAGCATGTGAACCCCGAATTCTGGCGGGCGTTCGTCCCGGCGATGCAGGCGCGCGCCAAGGCGCGCGGCATCCCGAACTTCCACATTTTCGGCGAGGTCTATATCGACGGCGTCGATCCGGGGTCGCTCGCTGCCTATACCCACACCGCCGACCTGCCCGCGGTGCTCGATTTCAGCTTCGCGCGCGCCGCGATCGATACGGTCAGCGGGACCAAAGGGACCGACCAGTTTGGGCGGCTGTTCGACGGCGATGTACTCTACAAGGGCGGCGCCGACGCTGCACTCCAGCTGCCGACCTTCCTCGGCAACCATGACATGGGGCGCTTTGCAATGTTCGTGAAGGCGGCGAACCCCGGCGCGAGCGATGCCGAGCTGCTGCAACGCGTGATGCTGGGGCACAGTTTGATGCTGACGCTGCGCGGGGTGCCGACGATCTATTATGGCGACGAACAGGGGTTCGTGTCCGACGGCAACGACCAGCTGGCGCGCGAAAATATGTTCGCGTCGAAGGTCGCGGTCTATAACGACAATGATCTGATCGGCACCGATGCGACGACCGCAACCGCGAGTTTCGATACCGCGCACCCCCTCTATCGCCATATCGCCGCACTCGCCGGCATTCGCCGCAAGACCCCGGCGCTGATGCGCGGCGGCACCAAGGTGCGCGCCTTTTCCGACAAGCCGGGACTGCTGGCGGTTTCGCGCTTCGATCCCGCGACGGGGCGCGAGGTCGTGCTCGCCTTCAATACGTCTGCAACACAATTGTCGGCGACGATTGCCATCGATATGAAAAGCACGGTCTTTACCGCGCTCAAAGGCGACTGCCCGGCCGCTGCTGCGGCACCGGGCAGCTTGCCGCTTACCCTTCCTCCCTTCGGCACCATCATCTGCCAGGCCAGCGAATAA
- a CDS encoding peroxiredoxin, with amino-acid sequence MTIQPGDKLPDATFVKVTENGPEQVSTADYFKGRRVALFSVPGAFTPTCSAKHLPGFVDKADELKAKGVDEIVCTAVNDAFVMGAWGKSGNAGDSVTMLADGNGDFAEAVGLTMDGKAFGMGKRGQRFSMVVNDGVVEQLNVEAPGEFKVSSADHMLEQL; translated from the coding sequence ATGACGATCCAGCCCGGCGACAAGCTGCCCGACGCCACCTTTGTAAAGGTCACCGAAAACGGCCCCGAACAGGTCAGCACCGCCGATTATTTCAAGGGCCGCCGCGTCGCGCTGTTCTCGGTCCCCGGCGCTTTTACTCCGACCTGTTCGGCCAAGCATCTGCCGGGCTTCGTCGACAAGGCCGATGAGCTGAAAGCCAAGGGCGTCGACGAAATAGTCTGCACCGCGGTCAACGACGCGTTCGTGATGGGCGCGTGGGGGAAGAGCGGCAATGCTGGCGACAGCGTCACCATGCTCGCCGACGGCAATGGCGATTTCGCCGAAGCGGTCGGCCTGACCATGGACGGCAAGGCGTTCGGCATGGGCAAGCGCGGCCAGCGTTTCTCGATGGTCGTCAACGACGGTGTCGTCGAACAGCTGAACGTCGAAGCCCCCGGCGAATTCAAGGTATCGAGCGCCGATCACATGCTGGAGCAGCTGTAA
- a CDS encoding LacI family DNA-binding transcriptional regulator: MGRQPSAKPTSFDIAYLAGVSQPTVSRALRGSKSVSAATRANIERIARELNYTVDKNASSLRSQRTHTLALLFFEDPTPDESMINPFFLSMLGSITRECALRGYDLLISFQQMHNDWHVAYQDSHRSDGIILLGYGDYQLYLTKLEHLVEMGTKFVRWGSVSDDGIGLTVGSDNVGAGEQAGAHLISIGRRHIAFLGDASDHAPEFQDRYTGLCRAMRDADVEPDPALQQGAVSSEESGYAAAKSLLTSGKPFDAIFAASDLIAIGAMRALAEAGRRLPQDVAIIGFDDIPAASLTSPTLTTVMQDMKGAGTLLVDALLARIEDRPVERMMLPARLIKRQSTAV; this comes from the coding sequence ATGGGGCGCCAGCCCTCGGCCAAACCGACGAGTTTCGACATCGCCTATCTGGCGGGCGTGTCGCAGCCGACGGTGTCGCGCGCGCTGCGCGGTAGCAAATCGGTCAGCGCCGCGACCCGCGCCAACATCGAACGCATCGCGCGCGAGCTCAATTACACCGTCGACAAGAACGCCTCCAGCCTGCGCTCGCAGCGCACCCATACGCTCGCATTGCTGTTTTTCGAGGACCCAACCCCCGACGAATCGATGATCAACCCGTTCTTCCTGTCGATGCTGGGGTCGATCACCCGCGAATGCGCGCTGCGCGGCTACGACCTGCTGATCAGTTTCCAGCAGATGCACAATGACTGGCACGTCGCCTATCAGGACAGCCACCGTTCGGACGGCATCATCCTGCTCGGCTATGGCGATTACCAGCTCTACCTCACCAAGCTGGAGCATCTGGTAGAGATGGGGACGAAATTCGTGCGTTGGGGATCGGTGTCGGACGATGGCATCGGGCTGACCGTCGGGTCGGACAATGTCGGCGCGGGCGAACAGGCGGGCGCGCATTTGATCTCGATCGGGCGGCGGCACATCGCGTTCCTGGGCGATGCGTCGGACCATGCCCCCGAATTTCAGGACCGCTACACCGGGCTGTGCCGCGCGATGCGGGACGCAGATGTCGAACCCGACCCGGCGCTGCAACAAGGTGCGGTGTCGTCCGAAGAATCGGGCTATGCTGCCGCGAAGTCCTTGCTCACCAGCGGCAAGCCGTTCGACGCGATCTTTGCCGCCAGCGACCTGATCGCGATCGGCGCGATGCGCGCGCTGGCCGAAGCGGGGCGGCGCCTGCCGCAGGATGTCGCGATCATCGGTTTCGACGATATTCCCGCCGCCAGCCTGACATCGCCGACGCTGACCACGGTGATGCAGGATATGAAGGGCGCGGGAACGCTGCTCGTCGATGCGCTGCTGGCGCGGATCGAGGACCGCCCGGTCGAACGCATGATGCTGCCTGCACGGCTGATCAAGCGGCAGAGCACGGCGGTTTAG
- a CDS encoding alpha-amylase family glycosyl hydrolase, translated as MTTNPSLVQDQPATTAATPWWKGAAIYQVYPRSFADSNGDGIGDLAGITARLDYIASLGVDAIWLSPFYPSPMDDFGYDIADYCGVDPIFGSLADFDALVTRAHALGLKVTTDLVFAHTSDQHSWFGESRASRDNPKADWYVWADAKADGSPPTNWQSVFGGPAWTWDARRGQYYMHNFLGTQPQLNVHNRDVQDALLAVVRFWLDRGVDGFRIDAINFAMHDPALRDNPPAPPSNKVRTRPFDFQQKIYNQSHPDIPLFLERIRALTDQYDGSFTVAEVGGDDAVREMKLFTAGTKRLDSAYGFDFLYADRLTPQLVREAAEQWPDTPGVGWPSWAFENHDAPRAVSRWTPDGVDPAAFARMKMALLCALRGNIIIYNGEELGLDQVEIPFELVQDPEARKNWPLTLSRDGARTPLPWAAGEDHAGFSAADPWLPLGPAHRELAVDRQQDDDRSLLNLTRRFVALRAAHPALRLGRDAGWIAEGDLLGFDRIAGNQHLRCLFNLGGEAIDIAAHGKDGDVFIVLNGADRATLPPGGALWLDIKGTN; from the coding sequence GTGACGACCAATCCCTCCCTTGTCCAAGACCAGCCTGCCACCACCGCGGCGACACCGTGGTGGAAGGGCGCGGCGATCTATCAGGTCTATCCGCGCAGCTTTGCCGATTCGAATGGCGATGGCATCGGTGACCTGGCGGGCATCACCGCGCGGCTCGATTACATCGCCTCGCTGGGGGTCGATGCGATCTGGCTGTCGCCCTTCTACCCCTCGCCAATGGACGATTTCGGGTATGACATCGCCGATTATTGCGGGGTCGATCCGATCTTTGGCAGCCTTGCCGATTTCGACGCGCTGGTCACCCGCGCCCATGCGCTGGGGCTGAAGGTCACCACCGATTTGGTGTTCGCGCATACCTCCGACCAGCACAGCTGGTTCGGCGAAAGCCGCGCGAGTAGGGACAATCCCAAGGCCGACTGGTATGTCTGGGCCGACGCCAAGGCTGACGGGTCGCCGCCGACCAACTGGCAGTCGGTGTTTGGCGGCCCGGCGTGGACGTGGGACGCGCGGCGCGGCCAATATTATATGCACAATTTCCTCGGCACCCAGCCGCAGCTCAATGTGCACAATCGCGATGTGCAGGATGCACTGCTCGCTGTCGTGCGCTTCTGGCTCGACCGCGGCGTCGACGGGTTTCGTATCGATGCAATCAATTTTGCGATGCACGACCCGGCCCTGCGCGACAATCCGCCAGCGCCGCCGTCGAACAAGGTCCGCACCCGGCCGTTCGATTTCCAGCAGAAAATCTATAACCAGTCGCACCCCGACATCCCGCTGTTCCTCGAACGCATCCGCGCGCTGACCGATCAATATGACGGCAGCTTCACCGTCGCCGAAGTCGGCGGCGACGATGCGGTGCGAGAAATGAAGTTGTTTACCGCGGGCACAAAACGGCTCGACAGCGCCTATGGCTTCGATTTCCTCTATGCCGACCGCCTGACCCCGCAACTGGTGCGCGAAGCGGCTGAGCAATGGCCCGATACGCCGGGCGTCGGCTGGCCAAGTTGGGCGTTTGAGAACCACGACGCGCCGCGCGCGGTATCGCGCTGGACCCCCGATGGTGTCGATCCCGCCGCCTTTGCGCGGATGAAAATGGCGCTGCTGTGCGCCCTGCGCGGCAATATCATCATCTATAATGGCGAGGAACTCGGGCTCGATCAGGTCGAGATTCCGTTCGAACTGGTGCAGGATCCCGAGGCGCGCAAGAATTGGCCGCTCACCCTGTCGCGCGATGGCGCGCGCACCCCGCTGCCCTGGGCCGCAGGTGAGGACCATGCCGGTTTCTCCGCCGCCGATCCGTGGCTGCCGCTTGGCCCGGCGCACCGCGAACTGGCGGTCGACCGTCAGCAGGACGACGATCGCTCGCTGCTCAACCTGACGCGGCGGTTCGTCGCGTTGCGCGCCGCGCATCCGGCACTGCGCCTGGGCCGCGATGCCGGCTGGATTGCCGAGGGCGACCTGCTCGGTTTCGACCGTATCGCCGGGAACCAGCATCTGCGCTGCCTGTTCAACCTGGGCGGCGAGGCGATCGATATTGCCGCGCATGGCAAGGACGGCGACGTATTCATCGTGCTTAACGGCGCCGATCGGGCAACATTGCCGCCCGGCGGCGCGCTCTGGCTTGACATTAAAGGAACAAATTGA